Proteins encoded by one window of Prevotella nigrescens:
- the rplT gene encoding 50S ribosomal protein L20 translates to MPRSVNHVASKARRTRILKKTKGYYGARKNVWTVAKNTYEKGLTYAYRDRRNKKRTFRALWIQRINAAARLYDMSYSQLMGALHKANIEINRKVLADLAANSPEAFKAIVEKVK, encoded by the coding sequence ATGCCAAGATCAGTAAATCATGTTGCTTCTAAAGCAAGAAGAACAAGAATTCTTAAGAAGACAAAAGGATACTACGGTGCACGCAAGAACGTTTGGACCGTCGCTAAGAATACCTATGAGAAAGGTTTGACTTATGCCTACCGTGATCGTCGTAACAAGAAACGTACATTCCGTGCTCTTTGGATTCAACGTATAAATGCAGCAGCGCGTCTTTACGATATGAGCTATAGCCAGTTGATGGGTGCACTGCATAAAGCAAACATAGAAATAAATCGTAAGGTTCTTGCTGACCTCGCTGCCAATAGTCCTGAAGCATTCAAGGCAATTGTAGAGAAGGTTAAGTAA
- the rpmI gene encoding 50S ribosomal protein L35, with translation MPKQKTNSGAKKRFSFTGTGKVKRNHAYHSHILTKKTKKQKRNLVHSTLVDSSNMKQVRDLLNLR, from the coding sequence ATGCCAAAACAGAAAACAAACTCTGGAGCAAAGAAAAGATTTAGCTTCACAGGTACGGGCAAGGTAAAGCGTAATCATGCTTACCACAGTCACATCTTGACTAAGAAGACAAAGAAACAAAAGAGAAATCTTGTACACAGTACTCTTGTGGACAGTAGCAACATGAAACAGGTGCGAGACCTGTTAAATCTACGTTAA
- the infC gene encoding translation initiation factor IF-3: protein MKNDKMKFQYRVNEQIHAREVRVVSEGNAEVMSTRQALDIARKEGVDLVEISPNAQPPVCRIIDYSKFLYQQKKHQKEMKQKQVKQDIKEIRFGPQTDEHDYQFKLKHAQEFLNEGNKVRAYVFFRGRSILFKEQGEVLLLRFANDLEELAKVEQLPKLEGKKMFLYLSPKKAGITKKSQQRRDREEAAGAAKKIETSKNENGNIESKGNVDNNLFANAKNGFAALDKLKNE from the coding sequence ATGAAAAATGACAAAATGAAGTTTCAGTACCGTGTGAATGAACAAATTCATGCACGAGAAGTACGTGTGGTAAGTGAAGGTAATGCAGAAGTAATGTCTACTCGTCAGGCATTAGACATTGCTCGTAAAGAAGGTGTAGACCTTGTTGAAATATCTCCTAACGCACAGCCTCCTGTTTGTCGTATCATTGACTATTCAAAATTCCTTTACCAGCAGAAGAAACATCAGAAAGAGATGAAACAAAAGCAGGTAAAGCAAGACATTAAAGAAATACGTTTCGGACCTCAGACTGATGAGCACGATTACCAATTTAAGTTGAAGCATGCACAAGAGTTCCTTAACGAAGGTAATAAAGTCCGGGCATATGTATTCTTTCGTGGACGTTCGATTCTATTTAAGGAACAAGGTGAAGTCTTGTTATTACGTTTCGCCAACGATTTGGAAGAGCTTGCAAAAGTAGAACAATTGCCTAAGCTTGAAGGAAAAAAGATGTTTCTTTATCTATCTCCGAAGAAAGCTGGTATAACAAAGAAGAGTCAACAGCGTAGAGATCGTGAAGAAGCCGCTGGTGCAGCTAAAAAAATTGAGACAAGTAAGAATGAAAATGGCAATATAGAAAGCAAAGGGAATGTTGATAACAATCTTTTTGCCAATGCGAAGAATGGATTTGCTGCGCTTGACAAACTTAAGAATGAATAA
- a CDS encoding AAA family ATPase has product MKTIVLTGGPCAGKTTALVKIMEHFSSIGYKVFIIPELPTLFLQAGMDYLTNNKDLFYEGEKATLEMQIALEDKFQHMSRTIKQPVLIVCDRGAMDISAYMKPSLWNQIISDVNTNNEKLRSRYDAVLHLVSAADGAEQFYTTATNKKRTEGIELARVLDKKVINAWSEHPHLRVINNHEDFETKLERVLQEISDVLEIPRQAVEERKYIIRLKGDIPEAIISEITQTYLTSEPCSEVRLRRRVLNGLSVNVHTTKKTLSNNEQVETERQIDNNLYESLLRQADPYRQTIHKIRQTFIWKGQFFELDTFTHPYKGLQILETKGIMKHEDIIFPPFIEVVEDITGVKKYYNYNLALKK; this is encoded by the coding sequence ATGAAGACAATTGTACTAACAGGCGGACCTTGTGCTGGTAAAACAACCGCTTTAGTTAAAATAATGGAACACTTTTCTAGTATTGGTTACAAAGTGTTTATAATTCCTGAACTTCCAACCTTATTCCTACAAGCAGGAATGGACTATCTTACCAACAATAAGGATCTTTTTTATGAAGGAGAAAAAGCTACTTTGGAGATGCAAATAGCTTTAGAAGATAAATTCCAGCATATGTCAAGAACTATAAAGCAGCCTGTTCTTATTGTATGCGACCGAGGTGCGATGGATATCTCTGCTTATATGAAGCCATCGCTTTGGAATCAGATAATATCCGACGTAAATACGAATAACGAAAAGTTGCGTTCTCGTTATGATGCAGTTTTACACTTGGTAAGTGCGGCAGATGGGGCTGAACAATTTTACACAACCGCCACAAATAAAAAACGAACAGAAGGTATCGAATTAGCGCGCGTACTTGATAAAAAAGTTATAAATGCTTGGTCTGAACACCCACATCTACGTGTAATAAATAATCATGAAGATTTTGAGACCAAACTCGAAAGAGTGTTACAGGAGATTTCTGATGTACTGGAAATCCCTCGGCAAGCTGTTGAAGAGCGAAAATATATTATACGACTGAAAGGTGATATTCCAGAGGCTATAATAAGTGAGATAACACAGACCTATCTGACTTCTGAACCATGTAGTGAAGTTCGATTGAGACGACGAGTTCTAAATGGACTCTCTGTCAATGTTCATACAACAAAGAAGACATTGTCTAATAATGAACAGGTTGAGACTGAACGACAAATTGACAATAACTTGTATGAATCATTACTTAGGCAGGCTGATCCTTATCGGCAAACTATCCATAAAATTCGTCAGACATTCATTTGGAAAGGACAGTTCTTCGAATTGGATACCTTTACACATCCATATAAAGGATTACAGATATTAGAAACAAAAGGTATAATGAAGCACGAAGATATTATCTTCCCCCCATTTATAGAAGTAGTTGAAGATATTACGGGAGTAAAAAAATATTATAATTACAACTTAGCTCTTAAAAAATAA
- the rplI gene encoding 50S ribosomal protein L9, whose amino-acid sequence MEIILKEDIIGLGYKNDIVNVKGGYGRNYLIPTGKGVIASSSAKKQLAENLKQQAAKIAAKKAEAEKRAAQLEGIELVIAAKVSATGVTYGSVNTAIVAEELAKKGIEIDRKIITMRDIKKVGTFEATIHFFKDVEVKLPVIVVAENQPEPKVKEVEETIDTPTEEVDVVEEEISTAE is encoded by the coding sequence ATGGAAATCATACTGAAAGAAGATATTATAGGACTTGGTTATAAGAACGATATCGTAAATGTAAAAGGTGGATATGGTCGTAACTACCTTATTCCAACAGGAAAAGGTGTAATTGCATCATCTTCTGCTAAAAAGCAATTAGCCGAGAATTTGAAGCAACAAGCTGCAAAGATTGCTGCAAAAAAGGCTGAGGCAGAAAAGCGTGCTGCACAACTTGAAGGCATAGAATTAGTAATTGCTGCTAAAGTTTCTGCTACAGGTGTAACTTATGGTTCAGTGAATACGGCAATTGTAGCCGAGGAATTGGCCAAGAAAGGTATTGAAATTGATCGTAAGATTATCACGATGCGTGATATAAAGAAAGTTGGAACTTTCGAAGCAACAATCCATTTCTTTAAGGATGTAGAGGTTAAATTGCCTGTCATTGTTGTAGCAGAAAATCAACCAGAACCTAAAGTGAAAGAGGTTGAAGAAACTATTGATACTCCTACAGAAGAGGTTGATGTAGTGGAAGAGGAAATTTCAACAGCTGAATAA
- the rpsR gene encoding 30S ribosomal protein S18 produces MAEQKKTEIRYLTAPSIDTKKKKYCRFKKSGIKYIDYKDGEFLKKFLNEQGKILPRRITGTSLKYQRRVAQAVKRARQIALLPYVTDLMK; encoded by the coding sequence ATGGCAGAACAGAAAAAGACAGAAATCCGCTATTTGACCGCTCCATCAATTGATACAAAGAAAAAGAAGTATTGTCGTTTTAAAAAGAGTGGTATAAAATATATCGACTACAAGGATGGAGAGTTTCTTAAAAAATTCTTAAACGAACAAGGGAAGATTCTTCCTCGTCGTATCACAGGTACATCTTTGAAGTATCAGCGTCGTGTAGCACAAGCTGTTAAGCGTGCTCGTCAGATTGCCTTGCTTCCATACGTAACCGATTTGATGAAATAA
- the rpsF gene encoding 30S ribosomal protein S6, whose amino-acid sequence MNQYETVFILTPVLSDEQMKEAVAKFKKLLTDNGAEILNEEIWGLKKLAYNIQKKSSGFYAMLEFNADPSVVRTLETGFRRDEKVIRFITIKQDKYSAAYAEKRRAKWAAVKEA is encoded by the coding sequence ATGAATCAATACGAAACCGTTTTCATTTTGACTCCCGTTTTGTCTGATGAACAGATGAAGGAAGCGGTCGCTAAATTCAAGAAACTGCTCACAGATAATGGAGCTGAAATCTTGAACGAGGAGATTTGGGGTCTTAAAAAATTGGCTTACAACATTCAGAAGAAATCATCAGGTTTCTACGCTATGTTGGAGTTTAATGCTGACCCTTCAGTTGTAAGAACTCTCGAAACAGGATTCCGCCGTGACGAGAAAGTTATTCGTTTTATAACCATCAAGCAAGATAAATATTCTGCAGCATACGCTGAGAAACGTCGTGCAAAATGGGCAGCAGTAAAGGAGGCTTAA
- a CDS encoding response regulator transcription factor, translated as MEEKFKILLCEDDENLGTLLSEYLQAKGYQADLCPDGEVGYKTFLKNKYDICVLDVMMPKKDGFTLAQEIRQTNAEIPIIFLTAKQLKEDILAGFKIGADDYITKPFSMEELVFRIEAILRRVRGKRTKESTLYQIGRFTFDTQKQLLTLDNDPEKATKLTTKENELLALLCAHSNEILQRDYALKTIWIDDNYFNARSMDVYITKLRKHLKADDQIEIINIHGKGYKLIVPDEE; from the coding sequence ATGGAAGAAAAGTTCAAAATTTTGTTGTGTGAAGATGATGAGAATCTCGGAACACTGTTGAGTGAGTATTTACAAGCTAAGGGTTATCAAGCAGATTTGTGTCCTGATGGAGAAGTTGGATATAAGACTTTCCTAAAAAACAAATATGACATCTGTGTACTCGATGTAATGATGCCTAAGAAAGACGGATTTACATTGGCACAAGAAATTCGCCAAACAAATGCAGAAATCCCAATAATATTCTTGACAGCCAAGCAGCTGAAAGAAGATATTCTTGCTGGTTTTAAGATAGGAGCAGATGATTATATAACGAAACCTTTCTCAATGGAAGAATTGGTATTCCGTATTGAAGCCATTCTTCGCCGCGTACGAGGTAAGAGAACAAAAGAATCAACGCTTTATCAAATTGGCCGTTTTACTTTTGATACACAAAAGCAGTTACTTACCCTTGATAATGATCCCGAAAAAGCAACAAAACTAACAACGAAAGAAAATGAATTGTTGGCTTTGCTTTGTGCACACTCCAATGAAATACTGCAACGTGATTATGCTTTAAAAACAATCTGGATAGACGACAACTACTTCAATGCACGCTCAATGGATGTCTATATTACTAAATTACGTAAACATCTGAAAGCAGATGACCAAATAGAAATTATAAACATTCATGGCAAAGGATATAAACTTATCGTACCAGACGAAGAATAA
- a CDS encoding sensor histidine kinase, producing the protein MNKKTIWTIAIIMGLSFLALLLLQLNYIEDMAEMKKEQFDESVNRALYQASRNMELNETLRFLEKDVNNNELKSARLDSSQQKKEVVDGGGRQKTIDTDDSYSSFEVKLAQSNPSLRSKATILRNDTGTISATKRRMQEVVRNRYVYQKALLEEVVYNILYSASDKPLNERINFKMLDQDLKAEMMNNGINIPYHFSVYTQDGREVYRCPDYISDGEGNSYSQVLFRNDPPNRMGVVKVHFPDMNSYIFSSVRFMIPSIIFTMVLLVTFIFTIVIIFRQKKYSEIKNDFINNMTHELKTPIASISLAAQMMNDKGLVKSPKMIEHLGGVITDETKRLRFLVEKVLQMSMYDSKKAVLKKKYVDLNEMVETIAHSFTLRVEHTGGKVYTEIDAIDSKMYVDEMHFQNVIFNLLDNAVKYAKADQPLNVYLRTWNTNDHLYLTIRDTGQGIKKENLKKIFEKFYRVHTGNLHNVKGFGLGLAYVKRMIDLHEGEIKVDSEYGKGTKFTIILPVLLDK; encoded by the coding sequence ATGAATAAGAAAACGATTTGGACAATTGCTATAATAATGGGACTTTCGTTCCTTGCCCTTCTTCTGCTCCAACTCAATTATATTGAAGATATGGCGGAGATGAAGAAAGAGCAATTCGACGAATCTGTTAACCGTGCTCTTTATCAAGCATCGCGTAATATGGAACTTAACGAAACATTAAGGTTCTTAGAGAAAGATGTGAATAATAACGAATTGAAGAGCGCACGGCTCGATTCTTCTCAGCAAAAGAAAGAGGTAGTAGATGGAGGCGGAAGACAGAAAACAATTGACACTGACGATTCTTATTCTTCGTTCGAAGTAAAATTAGCGCAAAGCAATCCCTCTTTGCGTTCAAAAGCAACAATTCTGCGCAACGATACAGGAACTATTTCTGCAACTAAACGTAGAATGCAAGAAGTTGTGAGAAATCGTTATGTTTATCAAAAGGCCTTATTAGAAGAAGTTGTTTATAATATTCTTTATTCCGCATCAGACAAGCCTTTGAACGAGCGAATAAACTTTAAGATGCTCGATCAAGATTTAAAAGCAGAAATGATGAATAATGGAATTAATATTCCATATCATTTCTCCGTATATACACAAGATGGACGTGAAGTTTACAGATGTCCGGACTACATTAGCGATGGAGAAGGCAACAGTTATTCGCAAGTTCTTTTTCGGAATGACCCTCCAAACAGAATGGGCGTAGTAAAAGTACATTTTCCTGACATGAATAGCTATATATTCTCAAGTGTACGTTTTATGATTCCATCTATCATCTTTACAATGGTATTATTGGTAACGTTTATTTTTACAATTGTCATAATATTCAGACAGAAGAAGTATTCGGAAATAAAGAATGATTTTATAAATAACATGACGCATGAGCTAAAGACACCAATAGCAAGTATCTCTTTAGCTGCACAGATGATGAACGATAAAGGACTGGTCAAGTCGCCTAAAATGATAGAACATCTTGGTGGAGTAATAACTGATGAGACGAAACGGCTACGCTTCTTGGTAGAGAAAGTTCTTCAGATGAGTATGTACGATAGTAAGAAAGCTGTATTGAAAAAGAAGTATGTAGATTTAAATGAGATGGTTGAGACCATTGCTCATTCGTTTACATTGCGCGTAGAACATACAGGAGGGAAGGTTTATACGGAAATAGATGCAATAGATTCCAAAATGTATGTAGACGAAATGCACTTTCAGAATGTGATATTCAATCTGTTGGACAATGCTGTCAAATATGCAAAAGCTGACCAGCCACTGAATGTGTATTTGAGAACTTGGAATACAAATGACCATCTTTATTTAACAATACGAGATACAGGACAAGGAATAAAGAAAGAAAATTTAAAGAAAATCTTTGAGAAATTCTATCGTGTACATACAGGCAATCTACATAATGTAAAGGGATTCGGATTAGGATTAGCCTACGTTAAAAGAATGATAGACTTACACGAAGGTGAGATAAAAGTAGATAGTGAATATGGGAAAGGAACAAAATTTACGATTATATTACCTGTGTTATTAGATAAATAA